From a single Lytechinus pictus isolate F3 Inbred unplaced genomic scaffold, Lp3.0 scaffold_19, whole genome shotgun sequence genomic region:
- the LOC129261004 gene encoding ras-related protein Rab-9A-like, producing the protein MAGSRPMLLKVVILGDGGVGKSSLMNRFVSNKFEQESFHTIGVEFLNKDIVVEGETFTVQIWDTAGQERFKSLRTPFYRGSDCCMLTYGVDDRQSFHNLTMWKKEFLYYADIADGENFPFVLLGNKVDVESEKRQVGVDEAKQWCADNGGVPYYETSAKTAVNVEEAFIAAVRRVVELDRKNDVRDDVNPINLNQKPSNAHKRSDCC; encoded by the coding sequence ATGGCTGGAAGTCGACCAATGCTTCTCAAAGTTGTCATCCTTGGGGATGGGGGTGTCGGTAAAAGTTCTCTCATGAATCGCTTTGTGAGTAACAAGTTTGAGCAGGAATCCTTCCATACCATTGGGGTAGAGTTCTTGAACAAAGACATCGTTGTGGAAGGAGAGACCTTCACTGTTCAGATATGGGACACAGCAGGACAGGAGCGTTTCAAGAGCCTGAGGACACCATTCTACAGAGGTTCTGACTGCTGCATGCTGACGTACGGCGTGGACGACAGACAAAGCTTTCACAACTTAACCATGTGGAAGAAGGAGTTCTTGTACTATGCGGACATTGCTGACGGAGAAAACTTTCCATTTGTTCTCCTCGGCAACAAAGTTGATGTGGAGTCAGAAAAGCGACAGGTGGGTGTGGATGAAGCAAAGCAGTGGTGTGCAGACAATGGCGGTGTGCCTTATTATGAGACTAGCGCCAAGACGGCGGTCAATGTAGAAGAAGCATTCATTGCAGCAGTTCGGAGGGTGGTTGAGCTTGATCGCAAGAATGATGTCAGAGATGATGTCAATCCTATCAACTTGAATCAGAAGCCTAGCAATGCTCACAAGAGGTCAGATTGTTGTTAA